DNA from Papio anubis isolate 15944 chromosome 1, Panubis1.0, whole genome shotgun sequence:
TCCTGGGTCGCTGGGGCAGGAGACCCCTTAGCTCCCTCTGCCTCTGGCCCTCTCCCTGTACCtggcctgggaggcagcggtgGCAGGTGTGGGACCAGCAGCAGTCGCTGGTGAGGCTCCCGGCCTCTTTATGcagctgaggcctccccacccggGGCAGGAAGAGGGGGCAGTCAGGGTTCCTGGGGAAGTGGCCCTGCTTCCTCACATCTGTGCAGTACCCCTCAGAGCCACACattcacatgtgcacacacactcagaTACATATCcacagacacatgtacacatgcacacacgtgcatatGCATGAACATGCACAATGCATATGcagatacacatgcacacacacatgcatacacgtACACATGCACAGATACACATGCAAACAGGGTCAATGCAAACACAGATGTGTATGTGCAAACTATCACCAGTGTACATCCACAGACATGCCTGTTTGCactcacatgcagacacacatgcaTGAAAAAACAGTGCCACATACACACttgtgcatatgcacacacatgcagacatatGTATGCACaaccacatacacatatatgcacacacatgcaaacagacccgtgcactcacacacacatgtgaTCAGGCACACGCATATGCACAGGCTGGCACACTCCAGCCCTGGGGCCACCTCCCCTATCCCCCTGGCTCTGGTAGGCAGGgcccccctccctccccgccTGACCCATCACAGCAGGCTGAGGCCCACTGATTCCAGCCCGACAGGAACCTGAGACAGAGCAGGCTCAAAGGAGAGATGGGGCAGGAGGCCTTCGGTGCCAGGGCCGGCCTGCCCAGCTGTGTGGGGGCAATATTGAACAAATAGCTCTCTGGGGGCAGCCTGCAGTGATGGCGCCTGCCATTGCCCATGGTGTGAGCCCTCTCATTGTGGCTGACTGCCGAGTGGCTTCCTTGATTCAGCTGAGGAAATGGCGCCATCAGCTAGCTCTGGTGACCACCGTGGCTCGGCCGTGGGCTGATGTGCCCTGGTGTCTGAGAGCTGGCGCTTCGCTCTGGAGTGCTGTGTCACTTGCACCCACATAGTGGTCCTGGGAATAGCCTGGAAGAACCCAGGTCCTGGTCTGAGGGCCACACCTATGGGGACTCCCAGATCCACACCTCCAGCCCGTAATTCTCTCCGGGGCCTGCTTCTACCCCCAACATGGGCACTCAGATGCCCAGCAGGCACAGCCAGTGCCAGAGGGCCACACCCAAATGCCACTCTGCCCTGCAGAGCAGCTTCTCCACCCCAGCCAATCCTGAGCCTGGCTCCCCCGGCCCCGCCTGCAGGGCCTCAGGCACTTCACTCCTTGCCTGCAAGCCTGGGGAGCATTAGGACACCCACCCAGCAGGCCTCCTGCCCCGCCCCTGACTCCTAACCAGAGCAAATGCCGTGGCCTCGCCTGCCCCAGTGCCAGGTCCCCTGCCCCCACTCCACACCTGGCTCCAGATATCCCCTCGTGTGCTCTGCCCACGGCTCCCACACTGGCTGGAGCCCACTCCCACCAGGAGCCTTTGCTGCCTGGCCCcgccacacacacatgcacaggcgcacacacacaggTTCAGCCCTTCCCTGAGGCTGTCGCTGTGTCACCGCCTTCCACACTGCTGGTGACTATTCCATGTGATCACAGCTGGAGACCGCAAGGTGTCTCACAGAGACGTGGGcagttttatagaaaatatagatgTGTGAATGCACCTGGGTTCAAACACACACCTTTGCTCTGGCGCCTGCAAAGGCCTCAATGCAAAAACACCCTAGGAGCAAGAACCTACCTGGGGCCCAGGCCTTGGTTCCTACCTCCACTCCCAATCACAGGAATCAGGAACCCCTAGTGGGGGACTGGCAGACCCTAGGGCTGGGGCTGCGAAAGTACAGGGGAGCCTGGAGTAAACTGTAGTGTCAAGAGAGGAAGTCAGTGCAAGCAGCACCTGCATGTACAGCGCCCAGTGCCTGAGACTGGATCCCTCTAAGCAGTGAAAGAAATCAAGTAGTCTTGTGTTACAGATTACAGACTGACATAGATTAGAAGCCAAGGTACCTGACTGAATGTATAACCAACTGGGGGACAGGAGACAGCTCCCCTGTGCACAGTCAATCCAAAGCAGCCATGTGGACACCCTGTACTGGAGGGGAGCGTGACCCCCAGCCCTACCTGTGGGCTGCACCTGGTAACCTGGCTTCAGAGGGTGTGGGAGGGAAAGGGGGAGAACGCCTCTGCAGCACGAATCCTACACCAACCCTGGCCAGGCAGCCAAGGTGCCATCACAAGCATCGTGGATGGTGTGGATGCTTCACAGCATCTCATGGGAAGGTTACATCAACTCCACGGTCTTCCTCTCAAAATCCATCCCCCTGAGGACTCATAAGGAAACATGAGGCTGAAAGGGATCCCACCCAAGGGGCATCCTGCAGAACATCTGGCCAGTGTTCATCCAGACAGTAAGGACATCCCATACGAGGAGACCCAGGAGGCTGCTGCAACCAAGAGGAGCCCAGGAAGACACGGTGACTGATGCCATGTGGGATCCATGGTGGGGCAGAAAAGGACCCTGAGGGGAGAGGCAAGGACATCTGCATACAGCAAGGACCTCAGTTAACCCCAGTTCATCGATACTGGTCCATTCATTATGAGGAGCATGTCACGCTAATGCAAGACGTCAGCAACGGGGAAACTGGGTGTGGGGTCTATAAGAAGTCTGCACTATCCTCACAACATTtctgcaaatcttttttttttttttttttttttttttttttgagacggagtctcgctctgtctcccaggctggagtgcagtggcatgatctcagctcactgcaagctccgcctcccaggttcacgccattctcctgcctcagcctcccaagtagctgggactataggcgcccaccaccacacccagctaattttttgaagttttttagtagagacagggtttcaccgtgttagccaggatggtctcgatctcctgacctcgtgatccgcccgcctcagccttccaaagctctgggattagaggcatgagccaccacgcccagccatttctGTAAATCttactgagctcaagcaattctcccaccttggcctcctgagtagctgggactacaggcacatgccaccatgctggcaatttttatttatttattttaagaaatgtgctcttaatacaaaaattagccaggcatggtggtgcacttgtagttccagctactcgggaagcttaggtgggagaatcgcttgaacccaggaagggaagatagcagtgacccgagatcacaccactgcactcgagcctgggtgacagagcgagaccctatctcctttttttttttttttttttttttgatggtagCCCCCTACCCTGATGCCCAGAGCTCAGCTCTGTGGTGGCAGCTCCCGTACCTGTCCTCCATGTCCCTGCCTGAGCCCCCAGCTGCCTGTCCTGGACAGCCCAGGCCCTGGGATAGTGCTGCAGAATGAGGTTGTCAGCAGGGGTTTGGTGGAGGCCctcaggaggagaggggaggggtgcTGGCCTCCAGGGAGCCAGGCCCGCGATTTGTAGACTATGTGCACACAAGTCCAAGAGATCTCACCCCAAAGCTACACCTCCAGGGTGCCCAGAATGAGGATTGGTGGGGAGGGGCTTCAGCTTGGTCAAAGAGCTGGAAGCACCCTTGGGCTTCAAAGTCTGGGAGGAGGGAGCTGCTGGGGTTAGTAATGTATGTCAGGGAGAGGTAGGGGGGTGGCCACAGGAGGCCAGCAGCCAGGACGCTGCCTGGCCCAGGTCTCGGAGTAGTAAGGCAGGGTCAGCCCCAGGGAAGGCTGTGGGAAGTAGAGGAGGATGTGGGCATTGGTGGAGGGCCGGGGGCTCACAGGGTTCTCATACTGGGGACCAGGGTCTCACGGGGGCTTGCTATTAGGCCAGGGTGTAAAAGGGGGCCTCACAGTGGGGACGGTCTCACCCTGGTGCCATCAGGGACTCACAGGAAGGGCTTCAAAGGGTGTGCGGCAAGAGCCAAGGGGCTCACCATGGGGGCTCACAGTGGGGGCCACCTCTGGGAAGGGTTTCAGGGCAAGCAGGCCCAAGCCGAGGCCACCTGTCTGCAAACCTGGCTGGGCCAGCTCTGACCGGTGTCCTGGTGTCCTGGCACCTCAGGACACCAGTCAGAGCTGGACCTCCTCCCCCATCAACCTCCTGCTCATCCTGGGTCTGAATGAGGGTCCTGGGACACAGCGGAACAAGCCCCGCCCTGCCAGGTCTGTAGCACAGGGTCAGGGGCCCAGGTATTTCATTCCATCTGCAGACCCTCCCAGGGCAGGCCACGAAGCACGGGTGTTTTCTGCAGTTTAGGGCAGCCACCAGACAGGTACCCACGCACACAGTTCACCAGGTGGGACCCTGGGGCAGGCTCCTCCCCTCCCTGAAAATGACGGGACCCCAGCGcatggcaggcactgtgctgtcACTTGTCCACTCAGTCCAAAGCAGATTCCCAGTCCCACTTCCCTGGGGCTCCTGCAGGCACAGTCCCCTCCTACCCCTGCACTCCACTGCGGGGCCCTGTGTGGGGACGGTCCTCACTCAGGGGGGGTACAGCGCTCACCCACCCTCAGGCCTCAATTTCTCCTCACCCCCAACAGGCCGTAGCCCCCTACCCTGATGCCCAGAGCTCAGCTCTGTGGTGGCAGCTCCCGTACCTGTCCTCCATGTCCCTGCCTGAGCCCCCAGCTGCCTGTCCTGGACAGCCCAGGCCCTGGGATGGTCAGCCCCAAGTGCACCCTCAGTCATGCTCCTCTGGATGCCCTGGTCCAGAGGGAGGTGCAGAGCTCGGCCCCCCAGGACCCAAGCCCCAAGCCTGGAACCCTCCTTCCACACCCACTCTGCCCCAGCAGCTCCGTGGCCGGCCTCGCTGTCCTGCCTGTGCAGCTTGTAGGCCCACTGGCTGTGGGCACCAGCCATCCTCATGCATCCTTCACATGTACACACAGTGCACGCTCCTCCCTCCAACCCTCCACACATAAGCAGTGCACACTCCCACATGTACACTGCTGCCCGAGCTCAACATAGAGCTGGGCTCACACACTCACTCTCACACATAGCCATGAACCCTCCCTATTCAGACTCAGCCTCACCACACGCCTCCTTCAGGGAGTTTCCCCCAGGCCCAGGAACGCAAGGTGCCCCCACCAAGACCCCAAGTGCCTGCCCACATCATGGCTCCCCTCACATGGCCTGCCACAGCTCCTAAACTGACCAGATCCCCAGGAGCCCAAGAGCACGGGTATGGTGCTCAGGAATGCCAGGGGAGTGAGGGAACACTGAGGAACATGCTGTAGGGGTATGAGTCTGTggggtccccagcccctgccagggCCGTGCACAGGTGCAGCTGGTGAGGCAACATCCAGGCTGGTGCCTCCTCCCCTATGGAGCCCTCTTCCCCCTCGGGTTGTTGGCAATTGACACTGTCAATGTGTGGGCCCTCCTGCAGCCCGTTCTCAAGTCCCCTCCCTCGGGGTCCCAAGCAGGTACAGAGCTGTCAGGCCTAGAAGTGAGGGGCTGTTCCTCCCCTGGAGGTGGACCAAGGGGTCAAGTTAGGCCTGGGTCAGGCTGGGAGTGTGTCATCACTGCAGTTTGGACAGCTCCCCCCGGCCAGCCTCCTGGGCTGTTACAGGCCTGGAGCTGACCACACATCCTCCAGAAATGGAGCCCTGGGGGGTATgcatggtgggagtgaggggGTGATGCTTACCCCAGCCTCCTAAGCCTGTCCCTGCTCTCCACCTGCTCCCCTCAGGGTCCACGAACCCGTCTCTTCCCTCCTGAATGCCCAGCAGCCAGGAATCCTGGGCTCACTGCCATCCAGCTCCGGGATGGGGGCCCCCATGCCTGGGCTGTGGCCTCCCTGTGCATCAGCCCTGGGGTGCTCCACCCTCCCCGCGGGATACGGGCCTCCCACTCCTCAGCCATGCTGCCCCTTCCTTGCACTGAGGGCCTGCTCCAGCACCCCAGGGGGGGCCTCCACCCAGTTAATCACAGCACTGACGAGCACTGGGGATGGCTCCTTGACCACAGGGTCTGCTGCGCTTCAGGCCTAGGCTGGGCCCCAGTGCAAGCTTATTGGCTTGTGGTCTTCTATGAAGGAGACTGAGCAGGGCCCCAGGTCTGTCTGTGCAAGGGGCAGGCCAGCCCCCTCATGTCCAGGTGGCCGCTGAGGGTAGGAGAGTGGGCCTGGACACAATGCAGCTGGCTGGTGTTTCAGAGGCCAGCCCTACCGCTGCCTGAGGGGCCCCAGCTGCTGGGGGAGGTACTGAAGGCAGCCCCCTCCCACTTGCCAGCTGTCCCAGAGCAGACCCCACAAGTTGGTGCCCATCCTGCGGTGAAGGCAGCTGGGCCTGAAGGACACAGACACGGAGCCGGGGGACACCCCACCATCTGCGTGGAGCAGCGGAGCCCAGGAGAGGGTGGCAGGCACAAGGAGTGCACCCTCCTGGGGCCGGTCCTCAGGAAGCCCTCCCTCCTTCGGGGACTCAAGGTCAGGAGCACAGGGTGAGGCTGTCTCCTGGGGCAACAGCCCCCAGCCCCATGAGGTACATACATGGACCCCAGCACCCTACCTTTTCCAGGCCAGAAAATTCCAGTCTCCCTCAGACCCCTTCCACCTGCTTGGATGCTGGTCCTCCCCGAGGGTGTGTGGCCGAGCCAGGGCCACCTCTCGCCACCAAGCACaatgggggctggaggaggggcccTCAAGGGCCCCATTGTTCCCCCCTCGGCCTCAGGGTCTGAATCCCTGATTGTCCTGGGGGGCAGGGCAGCGGGCAGGGCTTTCCAGGCCCAAGCAGGTCAGAGGCCAGCCCCAGCCTCCGAAGCTCAGTCCACCTGTCCTGGAGCAAGCCTCTGGGGGCTGCCCgggccctcccctgccctcctctcccctcccctcccctgcccagccGCCTGGGCGGCTCTGGACTGTATCCTCCGGAGGCCCCAGTCTGGGCTCTGGGCGGGGACTCTGCTCCCCGCCCCCATTTCCGGCCGGgcgccctgcctgcctccctctctcccacccaTCTGTCTGCACCCCACCCCAGAAGCACCTCACCTAGGATCAGAACAGGGCTGGGGCTGACCCTAGGGGTGGCCGGCAGCACCACCCTGTGCCGCCTTAGACAGGCAGGCTGGGGGAGcacaggggaaggagggaggtggcCTGACCACAGGCTccccacacacaacacacagccCCTAGGGCCGCGAGGGGAGGGGCATCTCCCTCAAGGAATCCCCTATGCCTTGAGGTCTAGAACCTCCAGCTGTCAGAGCCCAGAGGCCTCTCCTGGAAGCTCTGGCCCATGCCAGATCCACAGGAGCTCGGGCACCAAGAGGCAGCCCTCAGGGCCCACCCCTGCAGCCTCAGGCTGCCCGGTGCAGCCGCTGCCTGCTCTCCACTTGCTGGCCCACCAGGCGGGTTGGGACCAGCCCTGCCACCTTCCCTGGCTGCCAGTCAAGCATGATGCTGCCTTGGGGTGGCAGCCAGGAGCCGACAGGCAGCAGATGCCTAGGCAAAGGCCACCTGGTGGTCCTCCTTGGGGCTGGTGGTTAGGGGGGGCTGGTGGTTAGGGTGGGCTGCTGGAGCTCGGGGCCTGATCAGGATGGGGCCCGATCAGGATGGGGCTCCACCAACCTCGGGGCCACGTTCCACTCATTTATGGACTTTCTAATCCAACAGTTATTTTATTAGGATATCAGCCCCGGGTCCAGCATGAGAGATAGGGACAGGGGACAGCCCGGTGGGGCTGGGTCGGGGGTCACCCCAGGATGTTCCAACCACAGGGGCAGCATCCCCTCCACTCCATGTGCTGGCCAAGGGCACAGAGCTGCCGTTATCACCTGCCAAGGAGGTGGCTCAGTGCTGCTGCCCTGGTCCTGTATGGGCCTGGGGTGCCGAGAACAGAGAGCAAGCCTCAGGCGCCGGTCCTTTGAGCTTTCTTGATTTCCTGCcagtgaggaagaaagagagttGGGAGGGCTGGTATCCAGGAAGGGCTGGGCTTCCTGCTCTCCCTCCACAGTGGACCTTGGTGTCTCATTCCAGTGCTTGGGTAGGACTGTCCCATCTGACCTCAGTGGCCTCCTGGACAACAAAGGCCTGGCCCCAAGGCCTCCCCTTGGGCCTTGCCCAGGTAGGCACAAGGACGGGCCCACCTCAGAGAGCGCCTCCTTCAGCTCCGCGTAGGCCTGGTCCAGACTGTCGTTGATGATGACCACATCAAAAAGACCGGGCTCCTTGCCTGTGGGTGGGGCCTGGGGTCAGGGCACAGTGAGCCCATGCAGCCCCACCCCAAGTCCCACATGACCCCCAGAACAGCCCACTGGCTTGCGGCTGTCCTCGCTGTGGCTGTGTGACAGCTTTCCAGCCCAGCTGGGCCTGTGCAGGGTAGGGAAGGGCCGCCCCCTGGGACTCAGTCCTCAGGTACCCCTCCTGCTCTCTCTGGAGCCCCAAACCTTGGGTCTGGACACCAGCAACCATCAGGACTCTGGTTAGGGGTTGCAGTGTCCTCTACACACACAGCAGAACATTAAATGCCCTCTTCCTGTGGGCTGCAGTCAGACCCAGAGGGGAAGCGACAGCTGTAAGAGGATGTACATGACACCCCCGGGGCTAGAAGGTAGGGGACATCTCATGGGACCCTGGGTGACGGGGGGTCTGGGGGCCCTCACGGAGACTCTAGGTAACAGAAGGAAATCTGAGAACTCTCAATGAGACCCTTGGTGACTGGGGTGAGTTCTGGGGACACTCACAGGGACTCTAGGTGTTGGGAGGTAGTTGGGAGGTCTGAGGACCCTCACAGGGACTCCGGATGTCAGAAGGTCTGGGGACCCACAgggtccctggtgccaaaggTCTCAGAACCCCGACTCCCCTCCTGGCATGCCCTGGTAGTCCCACGGCACACTCACTGCTCTCCATGTCGGCCCGGGCAGCAGCCAGCCGCTTCGCCAGGCTCTCCTCCGTTTCAGTGTTGCGCTGCCGCAGCCGCTGCTCCTAAAAAAGGGGTGGCAGTCAGAGCCTGGCATGCCCTgacccccagcccccaaccctgcCCAGCACACACCAGCACATGCAGTGAGGGCGGCTGCACAGAGATGTAGATGGGCCGCAGATCGGTGGCCTTGATGTTCCGCACACCCTGCAGGTCCACGTCCAGCACGCAGATGCGGTTCATGGCCTGCACGGCCTGCACCGCCGCCTTGCTGGAGGCAGGTGCCAGGTCAGCAGCGGTGCCAGGGCTCTCCGAGGCCTACAAGAGCTTCAGGGACACCCAGGTCCTCCCAGGCCCAGCATTCTCCTCCCACAGCTAAGCCTAGACCTGGCGTGAACCCAGCACCCCACAGCACCTCAAACCTGCTACCCCCACACCCTGCCCCACCTACAGGGAACACAGACCACCCACTCTCCAAGGTGCCTGTAGTAAGCACGAGGTGTCCTGTGTACCCTTCACCCTGCCAGGACAACGCATGGTGGCAGGACCGGGCCCAGTAGTCTCGTGAAAGAGCCACCACAGGGCCACAGACCTGGGAGCCTGGCCCTGGGCCACAACCTGGCCACATTCATAACCATGGGGCGGGTGGTGTGGATGGCGGGCAGGCAGCAGGCACTACCTGAACCCCTGCCGCCCACAGCAATCCCGGGAGCCCACCCGCACCCACGCGTGGCCCACCTCGTGCCATACAGGTTCCCTGAGAACTCGGCATGCTCAATGAAGTCACCGGCTGCTATGTCACCCTGCATCACCTCCCTGGTTACAAAGTAGTAATCTGGGGAAGAGGAGGGGCAGTCCAGAGGGCAGACTGGACCTGCACCAGGGCTTCCAGGGCCAGCCGCCCCCAACCCAGGCATGCTTGCAGGCCCCTCCCACGCCCACGACTGCTTCGGTCAGATCCTTGCCGGGCAGGAGACGTCTGAGGACCCCTCAAGTGCTGCCAAGTGCTTGAGCCAGACACCATTTCTCACACTGTCCTCACTGATGGAGATACGAGACTGGGTTCCAGCGGGGGAGTTGGGAGTTggtggtggggggagtggggactGGAGATCAACAGGTGCTGGGGGAAGGTGGTGGGGGAACTGGTGACCATCAGGTTACAGAGGGGATGATGTGGTGGGGTGACTGGAGACCACTGGGTTGCACATTACGGGGCAGGGGTGCTGTTGGGAAGGGGGTCCCTTGTCTTGAATCAGGCAGGCAGAGTGGCCCTTTTTACCAGGACCCCAGAAGACAGCTCAAAAGTGCTGATAAGCCCAGGACAGGGCTGGGGACAGCAGCACTGTGGCCGCCTCCAGGGTGGGAGGAAGACAGCCCCCGGCCTTGGCTGGCCTCTCACACTGTACCCAAGGAAGGCGACACCGCACTGTGACACTGACACCCTGATTTAGCTCACTGGCTCTTGGAGGCAAGGacccatctcacagatgagggATCAACGGGGGCAGGAGATGGGCAGCACAGCCAACACAGCTGTAGGGCCCAGTAGCCCTGCTCACACTGGGGGTGCTCCAGCCACAGGGCCCCACCCCACTCACCTTTGCCATTCTCCTCGCCAGGCCTCGGGTTCCTTGTGGTATCTAGCAGAGAGACCTGTCACCCATCAGGGACTGCTCAGAGCGCACTGCCCCACCCAGCGTTCCCCTTGCGGTCCCAACAGCACTTGAGCCCCAGGATGCAGGCAGCCAGTGGAGCACACAGCTGGGAAGGCGCAGGAGTCTACAAGGCGAGGGTTCTCCCAGAAAGAGACACTGCAGCCCAGTTATCAGCACTCAACAGACCCAGGGAAGGGAGACACAGGCACGCAGGACAGCAGGAGTGCAATAACCTCAGGTTCTGTGTGGTAGGAAGTGGGCGAGAGTGCGGACAGTCTGCAGGGTGAGTGTGCCTGTTGGGTTCAGGCTCCTGGCCTGCTCACAGGCTGCTGGGACTACTCAGCAGCCTTGAGGTCTACGCATCCCCCCGCAAGAGCCCTGGACTCACGGGACACGCTGAAGCCAAAGATGCCGCTGTGCTCCTGGAGCAGCCTCTTCAGCAGGGTGCTCTTCCCAGCTCCCGAAGGCCCGCTCAGCACCACAGGCCTGGGGCCCGACATGCCTGGGGGTGAGAGGAGAGGCTGTGGATAGCAGTGTGGCCTCTGGCCCCCACCTGCTGAGCTGCCTCTGCCTTCATGGCAGGAAAGGGCTGACCCAGGGATGGAGACATTGGCCTGAGAGTCTCCTGAGAGCCTGGGTATTCTTCCCCCTGAGCTCTGTCACATTGGAAGGCCCGGCATGCACAGAGTGGCCCTCAGACCAGGATCTGGGCACACAGGAGACGAATGGAAGGCCAGCTTTACTGGGTTCTCAGCAGGGGAGCCCCCCACTGAAATCCACCACCACTGAACCCACTGACCCTGTCAGCCTCCCCAGGGGTCCCTGGTAAGCGATGCTGTCTACTCTGATCATACCCTACCCGGGCGCTACCGTCCCCACCTGGTGGAGTCACCTCCAAGCCCTCTGGGAGCCTGCCCTgagacccccaccccacccaggagCCCAGCCATTTGCTCCCATGCATGATGCTGAGTGCTGGGCTGCTAGGTCTGGAATGGAAATGTCCCTGTCCCGCCTCTGTCCTCTGGCACCATACCCTGCAGATATGGCCTTGTCAAGATCTGCTGAATCTATGCCCATTCCAGGAACTTCTCATCGGACTTGGGACTCCTATCTGTGATGCTGGTAATGCCAGGAGGGGGTTGGAGGtctccctcccagcctccaaGGGGACGGCAAACAGGATCCTAGCTTGGACACTTGTGGCAGGTGAGGGCCCGGGAGCTGGCCTTTGCTTGGTGGGAATCCTCCCCAGGAACAGCGCCTACCTGTTTGCTGGGGTGCAGCCTCTGTGGCCAGCCTGGGGCGGGTCTGTCTGCTGGACTGAGAGCTGAGGGTGCTGAGTCCCTAATCCCCATCACGCCTGCTTCTGGCCCCACCCTTCTAAGCCAGGAATAAATCCCCAGGGGGCCTGGCCTTCGGCCCTTGCAGGGAAGCAGCCCTGTCCACCTGCTCTGCGGCTGTGCAGGAAGGAAAAGACGGCTCCAGCTCCTGTCCCAAGACCTGCacctgccctgacctcccagcCCACGTGAGCTGCACACAGGGCCAGGGCAGCGTCTTCGAGTTGGGGTGGAGAGCAGAGCTGAGGAGTGGTGCCATGCACTGCAGCTGTGTTCAGGGACCGGGGCAGAGGGAAGTGGACAGACCCCTGGCGACGCGCAAACCTTGGACACAACTCAGGCAAGGCGTGGATGGCCTCCTCCTGTTTGGGGTACAGCCGCCTGTGGGCAGACGAGCAGACAGCGGGAAGGACCTGAGGATGCCCTCCTAATCCCCAATTTAGGCCACCGAGGTAATCTCACAAATGCACCACAGCTGCAACTCCATCATGCACAGGGACACCCACCACACACATGCCACTCCCAAGCACAAAAGTATGCAGGATGTGTGCACAAACctaccacaaacacacacacatgcatgcacacacagcacacacatgcacacaaatgcacacacaccacacatgtgtacccacacaggcacacatgcacacgcatacaTGTCATTGATTGACCCTAGACCCCCAGTTAAAAAGACTCAGGAGGAAGGGAACTGCAGGGCACCCACCCAGAAGTCCATGTGCTCTCCGTAAGGGATAGACTCCTGCCTCCTTACTGCCTCTTCTGGGCTTTTTGTCACAGCACATGTCGTTTTCATCTCAGCATGCCCTCCATGCCCTCCTGGCTCTCCCACCCACAGAACTTGCTCCTGCGCTTAGCTCAGGCCTCTCCAGCCCTGCCACCTCCTCTATGTGCCAGCCAACCATCAGCACGCACCACAGTGGCCAGGGTTCTTCATCCATTCAGCTTCTCCCAGACAGTGAGCCCTGCAACCCCCACAGCCTGGTTCCCATAATACACTAGCTAGGAGCCCCCCAGAGTCTCCCACAATCAATGAGCCATGCCACTTGCATGAATTTCTGGAGCCCCTGCTTCTCGCCAGAGTGGAAGGGGTGCAGTTCTCAGGACACATCCAGCAATAGCTACACACCTACTTGAAGCATCACGATCACAGAAATTAAGACTTGATGATCTTATGGTGACTTTTCCAATACGAAGGAGAAAAAGTTAAGCTAGATCATGCGCTTCAAAGAACCCGATATGGGAGCACTACTCAGACGGTCCTGTGGGCTGGACCCCATGTGAGCTTCTGCCCTGTTGCTCCAGAGCTGGCCCTTCTTAAGGTCACTCCACCCTGCCAACCCACAGCCAGCATGGCACTGGTGGGCCCAACAGGGCTACCCCGAGGCTGGTCCTGCCCTgtttcccccagcccctggctccAAGCTTTTCGGGTCTGAACCTAGATGGTACGTGACTACAATTTACACGGAAGGAAACACAGCGGTGACCTCCACTGACCAggcctcccctccttcctcctgagGGAGCACTAAGCTACCAAGGTGAGGCTGGACCCACAGGCAGAAGATACCAGTTCGCCCAGCTGCTGCCAGGCAGGGGTCCAGGCTCCAGCCTCGCCAAGGGCATTGTCTGCGCAGCTGTGCCCACTCTCACCCAGCACAGGGCACGAGGCACACACGGTACACCAATTGCCAAGAACTCTGGGCGGGCCAACACTCTGCTCTTCCTGGGTCCCAAGTTCGG
Protein-coding regions in this window:
- the GUK1 gene encoding guanylate kinase isoform X2, which translates into the protein MVGSRKEEILPPEQEVPFQESGCWGSMGAQSRERSGRDHSGTWICAGGSQETFHLGAPVETTCLAGMSGPRPVVLSGPSGAGKSTLLKRLLQEHSGIFGFSVSHTTRNPRPGEENGKDYYFVTREVMQGDIAAGDFIEHAEFSGNLYGTSKAAVQAVQAMNRICVLDVDLQGVRNIKATDLRPIYISVQPPSLHVLEQRLRQRNTETEESLAKRLAAARADMESRNQESSKDRRLRLALCSRHPRPIQDQGSSTEPPPWQVITAALCPWPAHGVEGMLPLWLEHPGVTPDPAPPGCPLSLSLMLDPGLIS
- the GUK1 gene encoding guanylate kinase isoform X8 yields the protein MSGPRPVVLSGPSGAGKSTLLKRLLQEHSGIFGFSVSHTTRNPRPGEENGKDYYFVTREVMQGDIAAGDFIEHAEFSGNLYGTSKAAVQAVQAMNRICVLDVDLQGVRNIKATDLRPIYISVQPPSLHVLEQRLRQRNTETEESLAKRLAAARADMESRNQESSKDRRLRLALCSRHPRPIQDQGSSTEPPPWQVITAALCPWPAHGVEGMLPLWLEHPGVTPDPAPPGCPLSLSLMLDPGLIS
- the GUK1 gene encoding guanylate kinase isoform X4, with product MLRRPLAGLAAAALGRAPPDASPLTPRHVGPQACGAERAFGSWEEHPAEEAAPGAQRHLWLQRVPYHKEPEAWRGEWQREVMQGDIAAGDFIEHAEFSGNLYGTSKAAVQAVQAMNRICVLDVDLQGVRNIKATDLRPIYISVQPPSLHVLEQRLRQRNTETEESLAKRLAAARADMESRNQESSKDRRLRLALCSRHPRPIQDQGSSTEPPPWQVITAALCPWPAHGVEGMLPLWLEHPGVTPDPAPPGCPLSLSLMLDPGLIS
- the GUK1 gene encoding guanylate kinase isoform X1 — its product is MLRRPLAGLAAAALGRAPPDVLRMVGSRKEEILPPEQEVPFQESGCWGSMGAQSRERSGRDHSGTWICAGGSQETFHLGAPVETTCLAGMSGPRPVVLSGPSGAGKSTLLKRLLQEHSGIFGFSVSHTTRNPRPGEENGKDYYFVTREVMQGDIAAGDFIEHAEFSGNLYGTSKAAVQAVQAMNRICVLDVDLQGVRNIKATDLRPIYISVQPPSLHVLEQRLRQRNTETEESLAKRLAAARADMESRNQESSKDRRLRLALCSRHPRPIQDQGSSTEPPPWQVITAALCPWPAHGVEGMLPLWLEHPGVTPDPAPPGCPLSLSLMLDPGLIS
- the GUK1 gene encoding guanylate kinase isoform X9, translating into MSGPRPVVLSGPSGAGKSTLLKRLLQEHSGIFGFSVSRLSARYHKEPEAWRGEWQREVMQGDIAAGDFIEHAEFSGNLYGTSKAAVQAVQAMNRICVLDVDLQGVRNIKATDLRPIYISVQPPSLHVLEQRLRQRNTETEESLAKRLAAARADMESRNQESSKDRRLRLALCSRHPRPIQDQGSSTEPPPWQVITAALCPWPAHGVEGMLPLWLEHPGVTPDPAPPGCPLSLSLMLDPGLIS
- the GUK1 gene encoding guanylate kinase isoform X5, giving the protein MLRRPLAGLAAAALGRAPPDGMSGPRPVVLSGPSGAGKSTLLKRLLQEHSGIFGFSVSRLSARYHKEPEAWRGEWQREVMQGDIAAGDFIEHAEFSGNLYGTSKAAVQAVQAMNRICVLDVDLQGVRNIKATDLRPIYISVQPPSLHVLEQRLRQRNTETEESLAKRLAAARADMESRNQESSKDRRLRLALCSRHPRPIQDQGSSTEPPPWQVITAALCPWPAHGVEGMLPLWLEHPGVTPDPAPPGCPLSLSLMLDPGLIS
- the GUK1 gene encoding guanylate kinase isoform X14 — translated: MQGDIAAGDFIEHAEFSGNLYGTSKAAVQAVQAMNRICVLDVDLQGVRNIKATDLRPIYISVQPPSLHVLEQRLRQRNTETEESLAKRLAAARADMESRNQESSKDRRLRLALCSRHPRPIQDQGSSTEPPPWQVITAALCPWPAHGVEGMLPLWLEHPGVTPDPAPPGCPLSLSLMLDPGLIS